The Etheostoma spectabile isolate EspeVRDwgs_2016 chromosome 1, UIUC_Espe_1.0, whole genome shotgun sequence genome has a segment encoding these proteins:
- the mcee gene encoding methylmalonyl-CoA epimerase, mitochondrial, whose translation MASAVLKVAVAGLSRCSHLTLMRAHSTTSPLHQGIPGSLWKLGRLNHIAIAVPDMEKATALYRDVLGATVSDKVPLPEHGVYTVFVELGNTKLELLHPLGEKSPIAGFLQKNKSGGMHHICIEVDNINSAIADLKAKNIRTLSAEPRIGAHGKPVMFLHPKDCDGVLVELEEA comes from the exons ATGGCGTCCGCCGTGCTGAAGGTTGCAG TGGCAGGTCTTTCCAGATGTTCTCATCTCACACTCATGAGGGCACATTCAACGACATCACCTCTCCATCAGGGCATTCCTGGATCACTGTGGAAGCTGGGGAGGCTAAACCACATTGCCATCGCTGTCCCCGACATGGAGAAGGCCACAGCTCTATATCGGGATGTGCTGGGGGCCACAGTGAGTGACAAGGTGCCCCTGCCCGAGCACGGCGTCTACACGGTGTTTGTTGAGCTCGGCAACACTAAgctggagctgctccatccTCTGGGGGAGAAGAGCCCGATCGCTGGCTTCTTACAGAAGAACAAGTCTGGAGGAATGCACCACATTTGTATTGAG GTAGACAACATTAACTCTGCAATAGCAGACCTGAAAGCAAAGAACATCAGAACTCTGTCAGCAGAGCCCCGGATAGGTGCTCATGGGAAACCAGTGATGTTTCTCCATCCTAAAGACTGTGACGGTGTGCTGGTGGAGCTTGAAGAAGCATAA
- the mphosph10 gene encoding U3 small nucleolar ribonucleoprotein MPP10 isoform X1, which translates to MASGAVWSVLEECLKKINVNTAHPENFLSRQDGVAADFTSLTKTLYDLHKAEEPADSKGSPLAQLVVENFDEEQIWQELELQNNAVLEHFKNVADEALSDEMLTVLVEEKEVETDDAEEEEEEEEGGGGEEEEEEEEELSRQSKKMALEAEDGAEDYTEEDSDLDFDVDALEKREKQKKEIGRKCSKTKVVPSEVDDTFFKLSEMESFLDDMDKREGKEDENEDELDYFQDMPSDEDDDLDLDQVLSTKKQKKNTVKSSRNLKYKDFFDAVDSEPAKADDEDDSMDESQEEGDEEIDGEEDDYDGEEEGSDEDEKTKASSKKVTFNLSGDEDSEGEDMEDIFGGKTPSSAKSKSKSSFEKRQEKMSEKIDELEKAALAEKPWQLSGEVTAQTRPENSMLEEHVEFEQTSRMAPSITEETTLQLEDIIKQRIKDQAFDDVVRKEKPKEEVFEYKKRLTLDHEKSKQSLAEVYEQEYLKQNQQKTEEENPSHVEIQKLMDTLFLKLDALSNFHFTPKPPVPEVKVVSNLPTITMEEVAPVSASDAMLLAPEEVKEKNKAGDVLGDTEKTSTDKKRDRRHKKMVKRLKIKEKEKRQKLKEASKTGENKKPSKADVTENLKKLTKGGKATILKDEGKDKALRSSQAFFSELQDQVKSQIKSAKDQSSKKKKHKEISVSKLKL; encoded by the exons ATGGCTAGTGGAGCTGTGTGGAGCGTGCTGGAGGAgtgtttaaagaaaataaatgtcaacACAGCACACCCAGAGAACTTTCTTAG CCGTCAAGATGGAGTGGCAGCAGACTTTACCTCTCTCACCAAGACCCTGTATGACCTCCACAAAGCTGAGGAGCCTGCAGATTCTAAAGGCAGCCCATTGGCTCAACTGGTGGTGGAAAACTTTGATGAAGAGCAGATCTGGCAGGAGCTGGAGCTGCAGAACAACGCCGTACTAGAACACTTTAAAAATGTAGCTGATGAGGCTCTGTCAGATGAGATGTTAACAGTGCTGGTGGAGGAGAAAGAAGTTGAGACTGACgatgcagaagaagaagaagaagaagaagaaggaggaggaggagaagaagaagaagaggaggaggaggaactaTCTAGACAGTCTAAGAAAATGGCTTTGGAGGCTGAGGATGGGGCAGAGGATTACACAGAAGAGGACTCTGATTTAGATTTTGATGTTGATGCTCTGGAAAAGcgagagaaacagaagaaggaGATTGGAAGGAAATGCTCCAAAACAAAGGTGGTTCCCTCTGAGGTTGATGATACGTTCTTCAAACTGTCAGAGATGGAGTCATTTCTTGATGATATGGACAAGCGAGAAGGAAAGGAAGATGAGAACGAAGACGAGCTAGATTATTTTCAGGACATGCCCTCTGATGAGGACGACGATCTTGACTTAGATCAAGTACTTTctaccaaaaaacaaaagaaaaacaca GTAAAGAGCTCCAGGAACCTAAAGTACAAGGACTTCTTTGATGCTGTGGACAGTGAACCAGCTAAAGCAGATGATGAGGATGACAGCATGGATGAAAGCCAGGAAGAAGGTGATGAAGAAATAGATGGCGAGGAAGATGATTatgatggtgaagaggaaggcaGCGATGA GGATGAAAAGACCAAAGCATCTTCTAAGAAAGTTACCTTTAATCTCTCTGGGGACGAGGACAGTGAGGGAGAGGACATGGAAGACATTTTTGGAGGAAAAACCCCAAGCTCAGCAAAGTCTAAATCAAAGTCATCATTTGAGAAACGCCAAGAAAAG ATGTCGGAGAAGATCGACGAGTTGGAGAAAGCAGCTCTCGCAGAAAAGCCCTGGCAGTTGTCCGGAGAGGTGACGGCACAGACCCGTCCAGAGAACAGCATGCTGGAGGAACATGTGGAGTTTGAGCAGACATCCAGGATGG CCCCTAGTATCACAGAGGAAACCACGCTACAGCTTGAAGACATCATCAAACAAAGAATTAAAGACCAG GCGTTTGATGATGTGGTCCGCAAGGAGAAACCCAAAGAGGAGGTGTTTGAGTACAAGAAGAGGCTAACGTTGGACCATGAGAAAAGCAAACAGAGTCTAGCAGAAGTCTATGAGCAGGAATACCTCAAGCAGAATCAG caaaagacagaggaggagaaccCATCCCATGTAGAAATTCAGAAGCTTATGGACACACTCTTCCTCAAGTTGGATGCTCTCTCCAACTTCCACTTCACACCTAAACCA CCTGTTCCCGAGGTCAAAGTGGTGTCGAACCTGCCAACCATCACAATGGAGGAGGTGGCTCCAGTCAGCGCTAGTGATGCCATGCTGCTTGCACCAGAAGAAGTCAAG GAGAAGAACAAAGCAGGAGATGTTCTGGGTGATACTGAGAAGACGTCAACAGACAAGAAGCGTGACAGGCGCCACAAGAAGATGGTGAAGCGTCTAAAGAtcaaggagaaagaaaagagacagaaactCAAAGAGGCCAGTAAAACTGGCGAGAACAAAAAGCCATCAAAGGCTGATGTCAcagaaaacctgaaaaaacTCACAAAAGGAGGCAAAGCCACGATATTGAAG GACGAAGGGAAGGACAAGGCTCTGCGGTCCTCTCAAGCCTTCTTCTCTGAACTGCAGGACCAGGTTAAAAGTCAGATCAAAAGTGCGAAGGACCAGTcttcaaagaagaagaaacacaaagAGATTTCTGTCAGCAAACTCAAGTTATAA
- the mphosph10 gene encoding U3 small nucleolar ribonucleoprotein MPP10 isoform X2 → MASGAVWSVLEECLKKINVNTAHPENFLSRQDGVAADFTSLTKTLYDLHKAEEPADSKGSPLAQLVVENFDEEQIWQELELQNNAVLEHFKNVADEALSDEMLTVLVEEKEVETDDAEEEEEEEEEELSRQSKKMALEAEDGAEDYTEEDSDLDFDVDALEKREKQKKEIGRKCSKTKVVPSEVDDTFFKLSEMESFLDDMDKREGKEDENEDELDYFQDMPSDEDDDLDLDQVLSTKKQKKNTVKSSRNLKYKDFFDAVDSEPAKADDEDDSMDESQEEGDEEIDGEEDDYDGEEEGSDEDEKTKASSKKVTFNLSGDEDSEGEDMEDIFGGKTPSSAKSKSKSSFEKRQEKMSEKIDELEKAALAEKPWQLSGEVTAQTRPENSMLEEHVEFEQTSRMAPSITEETTLQLEDIIKQRIKDQAFDDVVRKEKPKEEVFEYKKRLTLDHEKSKQSLAEVYEQEYLKQNQQKTEEENPSHVEIQKLMDTLFLKLDALSNFHFTPKPPVPEVKVVSNLPTITMEEVAPVSASDAMLLAPEEVKEKNKAGDVLGDTEKTSTDKKRDRRHKKMVKRLKIKEKEKRQKLKEASKTGENKKPSKADVTENLKKLTKGGKATILKDEGKDKALRSSQAFFSELQDQVKSQIKSAKDQSSKKKKHKEISVSKLKL, encoded by the exons ATGGCTAGTGGAGCTGTGTGGAGCGTGCTGGAGGAgtgtttaaagaaaataaatgtcaacACAGCACACCCAGAGAACTTTCTTAG CCGTCAAGATGGAGTGGCAGCAGACTTTACCTCTCTCACCAAGACCCTGTATGACCTCCACAAAGCTGAGGAGCCTGCAGATTCTAAAGGCAGCCCATTGGCTCAACTGGTGGTGGAAAACTTTGATGAAGAGCAGATCTGGCAGGAGCTGGAGCTGCAGAACAACGCCGTACTAGAACACTTTAAAAATGTAGCTGATGAGGCTCTGTCAGATGAGATGTTAACAGTGCTGGTGGAGGAGAAAGAAGTTGAGACTGACgatgcagaagaagaagaagaagaa gaggaggaggaactaTCTAGACAGTCTAAGAAAATGGCTTTGGAGGCTGAGGATGGGGCAGAGGATTACACAGAAGAGGACTCTGATTTAGATTTTGATGTTGATGCTCTGGAAAAGcgagagaaacagaagaaggaGATTGGAAGGAAATGCTCCAAAACAAAGGTGGTTCCCTCTGAGGTTGATGATACGTTCTTCAAACTGTCAGAGATGGAGTCATTTCTTGATGATATGGACAAGCGAGAAGGAAAGGAAGATGAGAACGAAGACGAGCTAGATTATTTTCAGGACATGCCCTCTGATGAGGACGACGATCTTGACTTAGATCAAGTACTTTctaccaaaaaacaaaagaaaaacaca GTAAAGAGCTCCAGGAACCTAAAGTACAAGGACTTCTTTGATGCTGTGGACAGTGAACCAGCTAAAGCAGATGATGAGGATGACAGCATGGATGAAAGCCAGGAAGAAGGTGATGAAGAAATAGATGGCGAGGAAGATGATTatgatggtgaagaggaaggcaGCGATGA GGATGAAAAGACCAAAGCATCTTCTAAGAAAGTTACCTTTAATCTCTCTGGGGACGAGGACAGTGAGGGAGAGGACATGGAAGACATTTTTGGAGGAAAAACCCCAAGCTCAGCAAAGTCTAAATCAAAGTCATCATTTGAGAAACGCCAAGAAAAG ATGTCGGAGAAGATCGACGAGTTGGAGAAAGCAGCTCTCGCAGAAAAGCCCTGGCAGTTGTCCGGAGAGGTGACGGCACAGACCCGTCCAGAGAACAGCATGCTGGAGGAACATGTGGAGTTTGAGCAGACATCCAGGATGG CCCCTAGTATCACAGAGGAAACCACGCTACAGCTTGAAGACATCATCAAACAAAGAATTAAAGACCAG GCGTTTGATGATGTGGTCCGCAAGGAGAAACCCAAAGAGGAGGTGTTTGAGTACAAGAAGAGGCTAACGTTGGACCATGAGAAAAGCAAACAGAGTCTAGCAGAAGTCTATGAGCAGGAATACCTCAAGCAGAATCAG caaaagacagaggaggagaaccCATCCCATGTAGAAATTCAGAAGCTTATGGACACACTCTTCCTCAAGTTGGATGCTCTCTCCAACTTCCACTTCACACCTAAACCA CCTGTTCCCGAGGTCAAAGTGGTGTCGAACCTGCCAACCATCACAATGGAGGAGGTGGCTCCAGTCAGCGCTAGTGATGCCATGCTGCTTGCACCAGAAGAAGTCAAG GAGAAGAACAAAGCAGGAGATGTTCTGGGTGATACTGAGAAGACGTCAACAGACAAGAAGCGTGACAGGCGCCACAAGAAGATGGTGAAGCGTCTAAAGAtcaaggagaaagaaaagagacagaaactCAAAGAGGCCAGTAAAACTGGCGAGAACAAAAAGCCATCAAAGGCTGATGTCAcagaaaacctgaaaaaacTCACAAAAGGAGGCAAAGCCACGATATTGAAG GACGAAGGGAAGGACAAGGCTCTGCGGTCCTCTCAAGCCTTCTTCTCTGAACTGCAGGACCAGGTTAAAAGTCAGATCAAAAGTGCGAAGGACCAGTcttcaaagaagaagaaacacaaagAGATTTCTGTCAGCAAACTCAAGTTATAA
- the ist1 gene encoding IST1 homolog isoform X2 codes for MLGGGFKAERLRVNLRLVINRLKLLEKKKTELAQKARKEIADYLSSGKDERARIRVEHIIREDYMVEAMEILELYCDLLLTRFGLIQSMKELDPGLQEAVSTLIWAAPRLQAEVSELRTVSEQLCAKYSKEYGKLCRTNQIGTVNDRLMHKLGVEAPPKILVERYLIEIAKNYNVPYEPDAMVRPEVSLGEDANLIDVDNDKKSGRGGGGGGGGGFTAPNAAMPMPMPMPMPMPMPTAFNYPPPKGAEPYNAPVGTYNNFQHPMGGGLPPQLPSCPPTYESAVGPGPSSQLFDNNALPELPSVPDTLPTSSFGRNTTSSDDIDFDDLTRRFEELKKKT; via the exons ATGCTGGGAGGAGGATTTAAAGCAGAGAGGCTGAGAGTCAACCTCCGGCTGGTCATTAACAGACTCAAACTccttgagaaaaagaaaa CTGAGCTTGCTCAAAAAGCCAGAAAAGAGATCGCAGATTACCTGTCATCAGGTAAGGATGAGCGGGCACGAATCCGTGTGGAGCACATTATCAGAGAAGACTATATGGTGGAAGCCATGGAGATCCTGGAGCTCTACTGTGACCTCTTGCTGACTCGTTTTGGTCTCATTCAGTCCATGAA GGAACTGGACCCAGGCTTACAGGAGGCAGTGTCCACTCTCATCTGGGCAGCTCCTCGCCTCCAGGCAGAGGTGTCTGAACTAAGAACT GTATCTGAGCAGCTATGTGCAAAATATAGCAAGGAGTACGGCAAGCTGTGCAGGACAAACCAGATTGGCACAGTCAATGATAGG CTGATGCATAAACTGGGCGTGGAGGCCCCTCCCAAGATCTTGGTGGAGCGCTACCTGATAGAGATCGCCAAGAACTATAATGTGCCATATGAACCTGACGCTATGGTCCGG CCCGAGGTGTCTCTTGGAGAGGATGCAAACCTGATTGACGTGGACAATGACAAGAAGtctggaagaggaggaggaggagggggtggtgGAGGTTTCACTGCTCCCAATGCAGCTATGCCCATGCCCATGCCCATGCCCATGCCTATGCCCATGCCAACAGCTTTCAACTATCCACCTCCCAAAGGAGCG GAACCGTATAATGCGCCAGTTGGAACCTACAATAACTTTCAGCACCCCATGGGAGGCGGGCTGCCCCCTCAGCTGCCCTCTTGTCCCCCCACATACGAGTCT GCCGTAG GTCCCGGCCCTTCATCTCAGCTATTTGACAACAACGCTCTCCCAGAACTCCCCTCTGTTCCCGACACACTCCCCACGTCCTCCTTCGGCAGAAACACCACAAGTTCGGATGACATTGATTTTGACGACTTAACGCGGCGGTTCGAGGAGCTGAAGAAGAAGACCTAA
- the ist1 gene encoding IST1 homolog isoform X1, translating to MLGGGFKAERLRVNLRLVINRLKLLEKKKTELAQKARKEIADYLSSGKDERARIRVEHIIREDYMVEAMEILELYCDLLLTRFGLIQSMKELDPGLQEAVSTLIWAAPRLQAEVSELRTVSEQLCAKYSKEYGKLCRTNQIGTVNDRLMHKLGVEAPPKILVERYLIEIAKNYNVPYEPDAMVRPEVSLGEDANLIDVDNDKKSGRGGGGGGGGGFTAPNAAMPMPMPMPMPMPMPTAFNYPPPKGAEPYNAPVGTYNNFQHPMGGGLPPQLPSCPPTYESIDDLTEKPFVPSQAVGPGPSSQLFDNNALPELPSVPDTLPTSSFGRNTTSSDDIDFDDLTRRFEELKKKT from the exons ATGCTGGGAGGAGGATTTAAAGCAGAGAGGCTGAGAGTCAACCTCCGGCTGGTCATTAACAGACTCAAACTccttgagaaaaagaaaa CTGAGCTTGCTCAAAAAGCCAGAAAAGAGATCGCAGATTACCTGTCATCAGGTAAGGATGAGCGGGCACGAATCCGTGTGGAGCACATTATCAGAGAAGACTATATGGTGGAAGCCATGGAGATCCTGGAGCTCTACTGTGACCTCTTGCTGACTCGTTTTGGTCTCATTCAGTCCATGAA GGAACTGGACCCAGGCTTACAGGAGGCAGTGTCCACTCTCATCTGGGCAGCTCCTCGCCTCCAGGCAGAGGTGTCTGAACTAAGAACT GTATCTGAGCAGCTATGTGCAAAATATAGCAAGGAGTACGGCAAGCTGTGCAGGACAAACCAGATTGGCACAGTCAATGATAGG CTGATGCATAAACTGGGCGTGGAGGCCCCTCCCAAGATCTTGGTGGAGCGCTACCTGATAGAGATCGCCAAGAACTATAATGTGCCATATGAACCTGACGCTATGGTCCGG CCCGAGGTGTCTCTTGGAGAGGATGCAAACCTGATTGACGTGGACAATGACAAGAAGtctggaagaggaggaggaggagggggtggtgGAGGTTTCACTGCTCCCAATGCAGCTATGCCCATGCCCATGCCCATGCCCATGCCTATGCCCATGCCAACAGCTTTCAACTATCCACCTCCCAAAGGAGCG GAACCGTATAATGCGCCAGTTGGAACCTACAATAACTTTCAGCACCCCATGGGAGGCGGGCTGCCCCCTCAGCTGCCCTCTTGTCCCCCCACATACGAGTCT ATTGATGACCTAACTGAAAAACCTTTTGTTCCTTCCCAGGCCGTAG GTCCCGGCCCTTCATCTCAGCTATTTGACAACAACGCTCTCCCAGAACTCCCCTCTGTTCCCGACACACTCCCCACGTCCTCCTTCGGCAGAAACACCACAAGTTCGGATGACATTGATTTTGACGACTTAACGCGGCGGTTCGAGGAGCTGAAGAAGAAGACCTAA
- the pkd1l3 gene encoding polycystic kidney disease protein 1-like 2, translated as MGMLLLTSVFLWISVGFLSLPEKSEACTGNYSLAHCEFVFRNVCFEFVGGSKTWSQARSSCEKRGGELLKVMNSPIKMFLKNITREKNTGNLTWWLGEEVQRQKQEPTLLNADKCRYMKLNPLKLIKTSDCKQRRGFLCTHNVRSSSNTKQSTMVSSPATRSRPKRDVNAMALSVTNIVTFLMEADAELLRMETTAGEPTNDNRDKFIKYLLNAVKILPEEFVLQNDTISHIINCSTGILLLSMNKCDIQTNPNPTSLFEEVFEIFRTVSMLVGVATKQSIVIRHPIGTIYQSTYTPADLGNAVLGSKEDGVFIELPSFAALQPQLGTKGTIIAQMAAFPQNPHPSNHTISGTVCSLLLSNGESDIKLANLTEMIEIFLPHPNPSIPINSTIVLEKDTKALTNLNVSDTDMTIFFRVESSVNVSLVLRLSQGSPPNDTYFSSKTTLNLTRDCHWMITPEMLRHTPGAWYVDAGLFNSPWKPGLTLKITSFMSKCMYWNIENETWSTEGCQVGDKSTPEQTQCLCNHLTLFGSSFFVMPNYVDLSRTAELFSTLSQNYVVLALLCAFYGLYLVTLLWACYADRRARSKRKMTLLEDNHPGAQYNYLIGVQTGHRKNAGTTANVTVKLIGSDGESDIHILTDPEKPVFERGAVDMFLLATPYPLGEVRNLRLQHDNSGGRPSWYISKVTVQDLQTRHVIHFFCNCWLSADHGDNMTKKTFNAAKNNEIASFRNIFHSRTSTGFRDEHIWVSIVDPPSRSPFTRAQRVSCCMSLLLCTMAINIAFWSIPMDANSPIVFKIGSLQITWQELMVGVQSGFLMFPINILIITIFRSIRPRVISNSQKGNSEENLRPPAVNIPTILKDTEKVISLVSSNPKNKMSEMHRLESTTDLYLALERVHEFIQLMQGVSESDPHWVYCSKFLLAGLCHLLMCLEKLDEKHFPSPQEYQQTLNFTNLLVRKAEMVFSSHLSYCPPPVKKKKKKAASCWLPWWCVFLGWFLLVSISGVSTFFTLVYGLDYGKEKSIKWVMSLGLSLFQSIFILQPLKVLGVAVFFALLLKPVAVEESEEIEQVKLEQQDKCRRYSGRDTL; from the exons GAAGGTGATGAACAGCCCGATAAAAATGTTCCTAAAGAACATCACCAGAGAGAAAAACACCGGCAACTTGACCTGGTGGCTAGGGGAGGAGGTCCAAAGGCAAAAACAGGAACCTACTTTAT TAAATGCTGACAAGTGCAGGTACATGAAGCTAAATCCTCTTAAGCTCATCAAAACATCGGACTGCAAACAGAGACGAGGCTTCCTCTGCACCCACA atgtGAGGTCTTCTTCAAACACAAAG CAGAGCACAATGGTGTCTAGTCCTGCAACCAGATCTC GACCCAAAAGAGATGTAAATGCCATGGCTTTGTCAGTTACAAACATTGTCACATTTCTCATG GAAGCAGATGCAGAACTACTGCGAATGGAAACGACAGCAGGGGAGCCGACAAACGACAACCGG GACAAATTCATTAAGTATTTGTTGAATGCCGTTAAAATCCTTCCTGAAGAATTTGTTTTGCAAAACGACACTATCAGTCACATCATCAACTGTAGCACTGGCATCCTCCTTCTGTCAATGAACAAATGTGACATCCAGACTAACCCGAACCCTACC tCTTTGTTTGAGGAGGTCTTTGAAATCTTTCGGACAGTCTCAATGCTGGTTGGTGTAGCAACCAAACAGAGCATTGTCATCAGGCACCCAATAGGCACCATCTATCAGAGCAC TTACACACCTGCTGACCTCGGCAATGCTGTGCTGGGTTCAAAGGAAGATGGTGTGTTCATCGAACTCCCCTCATTTGCAGCTCTTCAGCCTCAGCTTGGAACAAAAGGCACAATCAttgctcag ATGGCTGCATTCCCTCAGAATCCTCATCCGTCTAATCACACCATCTCAGGAACTGTTTGCAGCCTTTTACTTAGTAATGGAGAATCAGACATAAAGCTGGCAAACCTGACAGAGATGATAGAG ATCTTTTTGCCTCATCCAAATCCTTCAATACCGATCAACAGTACCATTGTGTtggagaaagacacaaaagcaCTGACCAATCTCAATGTCTCAGACACTGACATGACCATCTTCTTCCGCGTGGAGTCCAGTGTTAATGTATCCTTGGTTCTTAGGTTGTCTCAAGGGTCACCTCCTAACGATACATATTTCAGCAGCAAAACCACCTTGAACCTAACAA GAGACTGTCACTGGATGATAACCCCGGAGATGTTACGGCATACACCTGGAGCCTGGTATGTTGACGCTGGACTCTTCAATTCCCCTTGGAAGCCAGGCCTGACGCTGAAGATCACTTCTTTTATGAGCAAGTGCATGTACTGGAACATAGAGAATGAGACATGGAGCACCGAGGGCTGCCAG GTGGGGGACAAAAGCACTCCAGAACAAACACAGTGTCTTTGTAACCACCTCACCCTCTTTGGGAGCTCCTTTTTTGTGATGCCAAACTACGTAGACCTTTCTCGCACAGCAGAGCTGTTTTCCACCCTGTCTCAAAATTATGTGGTGCTGGCACTGCTGTGTGCTTTCTACGGGCTCTACCTGGTCACTCTGCTATGGGCCTGCTATGCCGACCGCAGGGCACGGTCTAAG AGGAAGATGACTCTACTGGAAGACAACCACCCAGGCGCTCAATACAACTATCTGATCGGTGTCCAAACTGGCCACCGCAAGAATGCTGGGACCACCGCCAAT GTGACAGTGAAGTTGATTGGCTCAGATGGCGAGAGTGACATACACATCCTGACAGATCCTGAGAAACCTGTGTTTGAGAGAGGAGCTGTGGATATGTTTCTGTTGGCCACCCCCTACCCACTGGGCGAAGTACGAAACCTCAGGCTGCAGCACGACAACTCTGGAGGTCGCCCATCATG GTATATAAGCAAGGTGACCGTACAAGACCTCCAAACACGACATGTGATTCACTTCTTTTGTAACTGCTGGTTGAGTGCTGaccatggagacaacatgacaAAGAAAACCTTCAATGCTGCCAAGAACAACGAGATTGCCAGCTTCAG GAATATTTTCCATAGCAGAACATCGACTGGCTTCAGGGATGAACACATCTGGGTGTCCATAGTAGATCCTCCCTCACGTAGTCCGTTCACACGTGCCCAGAGGGTCTCTTGCTGCATGAGCCTGCTCCTCTGCACCATGGCCATCAATATCGCCTTCTGGAGCATTCCCATGGATGCGAACTCGCCAATAGTCTTCAAGATTG GTTCATTGCAGATCACCTGGCAGGAGCTCATGGTGGGGGTACAAAGTGGTTTTCTCATGTTTCCAATCAACATCCTGATCATCACCATCTTCCGAAGCATCAGACCTCGCGTGATTTCAAACTCTCAAAAAGGCAACTCTGAGGAGAACTTGAGACCCCCTGCTGTTAACATACCAACTATTCTGAAG GACACAGAGAAGGTGATTTCTTTGGTGAGCAGTAATCCAAAAAACAAGATGTCAGAGATGCACAGGCTGGAGTCCACCACTGACCTCTACCTTGCCTTGGAAAGGGTGCATGAATTCATCCAGCTTATgcaag GGGTGAGTGAGAGTGACCCCCACTGGGTGTACTGCAGCAAGTTCCTTCTGGCTGGTCTCTGCCACCTCCTGATGTGCCTGGAGAAACTGGATGAAAAGCACTTCCCGAGTCCACAGGAGTACCAGCAGACCCTCAACTTCACCAACCTGCTGGTTCGCAAGGCGGAGATGGTCTTCAGTAGCCACTTGTCCTATTG CCCGCCTCCcgtaaagaagaagaagaagaaggcggCGAGCTGCTGGCTGCCCTGGTGGTGTGTGTTCCTGGGTTGGTTCCTGTTGGTGTCCATCAGTGGAGTATCCACTTTCTTCACCCTGGTGTATGGCTTGGATTATGGCAAAGAAAAGTCAATCAAGTGGGTCATGTCTTTGGGCCTCTCCCTGTTCCAGAGCATCTTTATACTGCAGCCTCTCAAG GTTCTAGGCgttgctgtgttttttgccCTGCTGCTGAAACCTGTAGCTGTTGAGGAGTCTGAAGAAATTGAGCAGGTGAAGTTAG AGCAACAAGACAAGTGTAGACGGTACTCTGGCAGGGACACACTGTGA